The following nucleotide sequence is from Bactrocera oleae isolate idBacOlea1 chromosome 2, idBacOlea1, whole genome shotgun sequence.
aaaacatATATAGAGATTGAAGAATTTATTTATCTAGTGTTAGctaatataccatacatacgtTATAAATTGTAACTAAAAATAGTCGTCGAGTTACTCAAACATATGACATgtactaaaaaactaaaaaactccGACCTGGAGACCTCTTTGTAGAAAGACTTAAAGCATACcttttgagttaaaattaaaatttctattcaattataatttttctaccTGACCAATGAGAATTCTACAAGCACCCGTTATATGTCATGCCTCAAATTAAATGCAACGCAAAATCCAACATCtgccaattaaataaattacatatgtgtatgtgtctaCATAAATTCATGCGAATAATAAATGCCTACCCGAAAGCTGagaagaaaattcaaaaatttgaacATTCCTGTGAAAATTCCACGCATAAAAagtggcaaataaaaaaatctaaaagcaTTGATATGTATACGATCGTTGAGTATTTATCGGAATTATTAAtgtaaacagaaaattttttggcattaACAACGAACGAAGCCACAAAACGATAACCAAATGTGGCAGTGCAACTTTGCGCGTCAAGGTAGCGTTGCATGCCTTATGCATTGGCTCGCCCAATGGCGAGCGAGGCAACAAGGTTGTCGCGCGCGGCATTGTACAGCACTTGGTCATACATAGTATATTGCTACATGCAACATTTAAATTAACGCAATGTTGCAACTTGTCAATGCGCCTTGCGGCCTTTCAATAGTTGGCGGGTGGGTGGCAAGCAGCAAAAAGTCGAAGATGGCGCAGACATTTTGGTTGTTTGCGACTGCTCTTATTTCCTACATTAATTTCGCAGTACTCGACATAGACACTACTTGCTGCCACTATTCCATAATAAAGTGCACATAAATAAGTGTGGCTAAATGGGACTCTGCTCGTTGAAATTTCTTTCTAAATTTAATCCGTTTTCATTCAAACATAAAGAGTTGTGTTTTTGTCACACATCATTGGCATAAATCAATCTGTCAATATCAAtgtttgcgaaaattttgtggTAATGAATTTATTGGACAAGCGTGTGCCACAGCTGTGGGAGGCCATCAAACAGTCACTGGTGCGGTGTACACTGCGTGAGCGTTACCTTAATCAACAAGTAGAGTTTGTTTTACGAAATTCAATTATCTATAAAGGCCTTGAGCTCTTTTAAAGCATGAAAATGTCACACAGAAATGGAGTTTCGCCAGGGAATTGTCGTAGACTAAGTGGAAATCTTTTCATATGTCAATGGTTGGTACTTAAATTAGCTTAACTGTACTTCTagcaatattttcaaagcataactgttaaatttaaattattctacaatttttaatatattagatTACATGAATCATGTAAACATAATGACATGATAATTTCATTtctgtttttatatttcatgAAATTGgtgtaaattgtaaataaccaaaaaactataattattattaccaATAGtgaaattaatcataaaattcatttaattactATTTGATTACTTTTGATTACTGTTGACTTTTACGTACTGCTTTTGGCCatataattaatgtttttaGATGTGATTACTTTGTGATTCAAAGCATAATTGCaaagtaaaaataatgaaaagtaatgcttaaaataatttctaaaaataataatactattgATAAACATTACaattaacaataattatttaaaaactctGTTTGAAATAATTCAATGTAGAACACCTGTATTTTTAATGCTTCTGAagacaaataataattaaaaaatgcatttatctAATTACTCAGTAATGGTGACCTTCCACATGATGTTACAAGGTCAGCAAGATACAAGTATTATTGCTCAGAGGTTATTCAATAGTATGCATTCTTCATATTACATGAATTTTTAACAATACATATTATTCGTAATTTTAGCTAACGATCTTGAATTGCTGTTTCTTTTGACAAAAGTTACTTTGGAAGCCACTTaagcactttttttttaataacttcataaaattgcaacaaatcgaaaatattacAATTGCGCTACCAAAGCACCGCCTTAGGCAATTTCGAAGCTATACATACCCACAAATACAATTACATATGTGCATTTATAGGTGATATATGCATTTTCTATGAGATGCAGGTTCGTGCAGGCGGACATTGCAGTGACATTTTCGCAATTTCAATTGCGTCGACGCGACAAAATCAAGCGAGCAGGTAGTGGATGGTCATTAGCTATTAGAAATCGACCATTAGCAGCGGGGTTGTAATACAAAATTGACTTGCTGTGGAGAAGAACCATAGTGAAAAACTTGGCGGAAATCGGGCTAAAAATACAAGAACGAACATTGAAAGAAATCGCGACGCTTTGTGCTGCAGCAAGTGCGTTCGTCAAAGAAGATCTTGGACTCTTTTTTcaagcacaaaaaattatttgtaataaataaataattctctTTCAATTTGTCAATAAGTTCGAACTAAAACGGCAAACGGATTTTCAGTTAACGATTAGCAAAGCGGTTGCACGAACGTTCGAGGGTACTTAGGTCCTAATCTAGGCATCGCGAGTGTTAGACAATATAAGATTGTGTACATCCTTCACAAGGCTGGAAAGGATAAATGtatattgttatataaataaaattatagttaattatttttgaaatactcACACATCTACAAAGTGTATTTTCGAAATGTCTGATCCTATTACATTTTCCGTCGATGAAATGGAGCAGGTACGAAGTGATAGCAGCGACAGAAAATTGCGACagttttcatttgattttcaatttttggtACGTTTAGCGACGTCGTCGCACCAGTGCTGCCCGAAAGGCTTCCATCGTGCGTCCGCCTAGTCCACCAAAAGTCGAATCGGAAGCAATGGCTGCCATTAATGAAATATTCAACCCGACTTATAAGAAACCCATTACCAAAGGTAACTATCGCGCCCCCGACGAAGTGTCTGCTGGTGACCAGGAAGCGATGAAGGATCTGGATATACGCAAGCTGGCTGAATTGAAAGAAGTAGAAAACGAATGGAAAATGTGCGAGTATTGTGCAAATGATATAATTTATTTGGTGTTAATAGGTATTTTTGCTGCTCGACTTGGACAGCGACGGCTTGATTTCGAAGGATGATTTGCGCTTCACCTTCACCGCACTCGGCACAGACACACCGGATGAGTTGCTCGAGGAAATGCTTAAGGAGGTGATTAATAAAAATGTGCCATAATTGGTGATTGCatacttgaaaaataaaacaacaagaacaagctTCTTATGTGAaatgtgaataaaataaaagtgtgtAATTAGAGTTTGAAAGTGATAAGTggtctaaatatatattattaatatatatatatatatacaactgaTGTGTAAAAGTGCGAATTTCCACACAGGCAAAGGATCCTTTGGATTATGAGGCTTTCATAGAATTAATGAGTCATCGCACGGTTGAGTTGGATCCAGAGGATGTGCTGTTGGAAGCTTGGAGCAAGTGGGACGATTATGGTACGGGAAAAATTGAGGAGAAGAAGTAAGTATGTTAAGCCCTAATTTATATCGAAAATgtatacttattattttttacttgttaTATGTTTGGTAAATCTATAACAAGAAAGTTTTAAAAACACTTCACTTTATAAAATTGTGAATTGTGAAAGTTAAAGCTCGTTTCTTGTTCAAAAGTTAAGGCCGCGGCAAACTTGACTTGAATCTAATGTGGGTTCAAATCGCTGTAGAAGAagagtttaaaattataaacattatAGAAATGTATACTCTTCTCATCTGGCACTGTCAATACTTCAAGTGCCCTTTCAGCGTATCAATGCTTATCTTCAAATCAAACAGCCATTCAAAGATGCCAAGGAACTTATCAGAGTgtcgatttttaaaaaaaatacaaatattttaaaaatttggctGCATCACTTGACAACATTTTCCCATAAATATCTTGCATTCGACGATATTTTATTGATAGGTTAAATTATAAACGAAATGAGCTGTCTGATTTTCATACCAATTGTAAACGAACTCTTCCTACGTTGATGACGTCACGAGCTACTCTACctacaatacaaatatttctgcCAAACGCAGtacgaaaaaaataattgaaaaaaattgttgaaaactctaattcgattattttttttgtatgcctCATTAAAGAGCCATAACTGCTTGCTATCTGTTGCTTGTCTGCTTCGCCACTCTCCAAGTACTGACGAATCGAATACAGCTGATAAAATGCTTCTTatgacaaataatttcatattgcTAACACTGACCATATTATCTACTGGCAGATTTTTTTATCTAAAGTAAACTACCTctcataattaaatatatttaaaataatgagaGAAATGCATTTAGTCAAAACTGTATGACCATTCGTTTAtctgctctaattattttctgtGCTACTCTTGACTATTTTGAACTgctgaagtatttttttttgctaattctaaattttcattgaattgcAGAATATATGAGGAGCTAACCAATTATGGCGATGTCATGACGACCGCAGAGGCCGATGAAGCGCTGAAGTATGCACCGATCGCCAAAGCCAAAACTCTCGAGGAGCCAGCTATGATTGACTATCCAGCCTTCTGTCGCATCCTGTGTGGCTTGCGAAAGGGAAAGCCACGAGCAGGAGAAgaataaaacacacacatacacatacatgcagctataacaatatttattgcAGTTTGCTAGCTCAGCCAAGGCCTCCATGCCCACAACCACATATCCACAAACATAACGCTcctaagcacatacatatgtacacatgtgtgtgtgtgtttgcgtgtgtgGTGTCCGATATTTTATTGTGAATACCATGTAAAGTGACATTTTTATTGCGCACAAATACTTTTTTCTCTGATAACTCGAATTTTTCTGtttgaaaatacaataaatcaaAAGTGGTGTGTGCGAAGACACGCAGACTCAAATGCGCTGTAAGCGTTTAAACGgttggcatttttatttttaaccgcTCTGCTTACATTGCACGCTGCATACGCCTCGCATGACCAATTCCACCAATGACTAATAAATTCTCAAACTCAATTTCATTTCATGCATTTGCACGTTCACCGCCATCGCCACCAATGCCCGCCGCTGCCCCACGCTGCTCGTTCGATGTCTCTGCTGCTGGCTGGCTGCGTTCGTCGCTTGCTTCACGCTACAATTATTGCCATTGCCGCTTTTGCTACTTTTGCCTTGCATACTGCTTTCTTACTGCAACGCTTTGTTTCGGTTCGCTTTTGGCGCACTTCCGTTACATTTTCAGCTGTTCGGAGTACATTGAAATATTTCCGTTCCTGCGGGAGCCCGTCATTGAGTACTCGACTAATCCGGATTATGTTATATGCAATCGTACCGCTGTCACATCGTCCAGTGTGTCAGCATTAGCATCTGTAACGGCTGCCACGACGTTAGCATCCAATCGTAGTGTTGCAGCAACAAATACCATGTCGCCACCCACAACGGCTGAAATCAAGCAGAAAGCGACATCGTCCGTTAACGCCAACACAATGTCGCTGGCGATGTCAGCTAGCAAGCAGCTAGTGCCGGCTGCGAGTAGCGTTGCCAACCACGCTCATTTAACGGTTATTGCTGCCAATAATTCGGTTGCCGCCGCTGTCGGTGATTTACGTGGCAATGAGTTTATTTATAGTGCAGGCAAAATTTTCGGCATTCGCGTACGTtttaaccaacaacaacaattgcagcgcGAGCAAGCGCTGGGAAATGATGCTGACGGCGGCGTTGCGCTCAAAAATTGGCTGCTCAATATAACGGGAGAATATCGATTCTTGAAGAAGGGTAAtttgtatttcaattatttttattttcatatttaatgaatatattgaTTGGTTATTGGTGTATGCTGCACCGGTGAAaccaattataattaaatatttcctaattaaaattttaaaacccaTTATGGTTAGACTgcgaataatatattattatatgtatataatgataTTTAAGGTGGTTTATAAATTACATGCCCAAATTAATTAATGAGCGTACTCtacttgaaatttattattatagacgcttaaaataatttcaatttttttaatattgttgtcCAGGTTCCAATTTTTACTGACTACACGCTTAagtcaataattttaaatatttattaaattaagttaattaaagagctcatttaaagtttaaaatgttatcttgcatttgaaaaatgttgcttATACGCCACGAGGTACCTCAGCAGCAAATAACgagtaatgaaaaaaattcgttttaaaaatattttctcattgGTAAACATCAATGTATATACATCGCCtgccaaatattaaaaacttttttaataacaaatataatatttattttgccaagCGTGCCTacttaataagaaaatttatttaaattcaacTCGTTCACTAGCAAAAGCAAAGTGAAATTAGCCTTATGCTGAAAGTTAATTATCATTACAGGTCTGCATAACCTATTACTCATAATGTCATATTCCTCTAGAGAAGCCTTAAGTTAAAACACTTCTACAGCTAGCTTTAATTCATCTAGAACCACCACGTTTAATCCATTCTTCACAATTATACTAAATTGTATTGTTTTCATCCAGAATATTCTGTTACATATTTCATTCACTAAAACAATACACACACTAATCGTTGTTTTGACATTTTTGTCATCCTTTCAGAACATTTTCAAAATGATGGACGTCTCATACCCGGCTCATATTGTGACTATTACTTTTTTGCCGATCCCAATGCGAAACCTGAGAGCTTCGAGATTTGGCAATACTTTCATTCACCTCGCTTTCCAGCAAAATATCCGGCGCACATCAAATGCGCCTACAAATTTATTGGCCGGTAAGATGAAGAAAAATAGAGTCTCTAGAAAGAAGTATAATAAGGTTATACTATATAAAAACAAGTTGCGATTGATGGGATTTTGACCTCGCTTTTACTTCATAATTAAGGTTTAATTTCGATGCTTCAATTGTTTCAATgttcattttttcaaaataatagacCAGGATAGATaattttggaaaacaaaaaagtcaTAGTATCATGAAACCCATAGGAAACGAATAATCT
It contains:
- the LOC106615197 gene encoding myosin regulatory light chain LC-2, mantle muscle; its protein translation is MSDPITFSVDEMEQRRRRTSAARKASIVRPPSPPKVESEAMAAINEIFNPTYKKPITKGNYRAPDEVSAGDQEAMKDLDIRKLAELKEVFLLLDLDSDGLISKDDLRFTFTALGTDTPDELLEEMLKEAKDPLDYEAFIELMSHRTVELDPEDVLLEAWSKWDDYGTGKIEEKKIYEELTNYGDVMTTAEADEALKYAPIAKAKTLEEPAMIDYPAFCRILCGLRKGKPRAGEE